Proteins encoded in a region of the Zea mays cultivar B73 chromosome 2, Zm-B73-REFERENCE-NAM-5.0, whole genome shotgun sequence genome:
- the LOC100281180 gene encoding gamma-glutamyltranspeptidase 1 precursor, producing the protein MAARRLQLQWEPVSTAALLLFLLLAAAGAAAASAAPAGRREAVTSPHGAVAADDLRCSRIGRDALREGGSAVDAAVASAFCLGVVSPASSGVGGGAFMLVRLADGTAVVYDSRETAPLAASRDMYGGNESLKARGALSIAVPGEIAGLHEAWKHHGKLPWKRLVLPAARLALAFRVSPYLRIQMEATRDGILANNGTRAVYAPGGDILRAGDVCRNPRLAQTLRAVAEHGPTVFYGGAVGARLVRDVREAGGVVTLEDLKRYQVKVRRPLTGNVLGLQVVTMPPPSAGGAGMMLVLNILEQYGVPAGFAGSLGIHRLIESLKHYMAVKMNLGDPDFVNNSEVVSDMMSPKFAAELKKTIYDNMTFAPKHYGGRWNILEDHGTSHLSIVDSERNAVSMTSTVNAYFGSLILSPRTGVLLNNEMDDFSMPANASENSPPPAPANFVSPLKRPLSSMAPTVVVKDGKLVAAVGASGGGMIPAGTIEVFINHFVKNMDPLASVMAPRVYHQLIPNEVRYENWTTVTGDHFELDAATRADLHRRGHVLTPIAGGTISQLVVHNVGRQGDLTAVSDPRKGGVPAGY; encoded by the exons ATGGCGG cccgacGTCTCCAACTCCAATGGGAGCCAGTCAGCACCGCCGCtctcctcctcttcctcctacTCGCCgccgcgggagcggctgctgcctCGGCAGCGCCAGCGGGGCGCAGGGAGGCGGTGACGTCGCCGCACGGCGCCGTGGCGGCGGACGACTTGCGGTGCTCGAGGATCGGCCGGGACGCGCTCCGCGAGGGCGGCAGCGCCGTGGACGCGGCTGTGGCCTCCGCCTTCTGCCTCGGCGTCGtcagcccggcctccagcggcgtcggcggcggcgcctTCATGCTCGTCAGGCTCGCCGACGGCACGGCCGTCGTGTACGACTCCCGCGAGACCGCGCCCCTCGCCGCCTCCAGG GACATGTACGGCGGCAACGAGTCGCTGAAAGCGCGGGGCGCGCTCTCCATAGCCGTTCCCGGGGAGATCGCCGGCCTGCACGAGGCGTGGAAGCACCACGGCAAGCTCCCATGGAAGCGCCTCGTCCTGCCGGCCGCGCGGCTGGCGCTGGCGTTCAGGGTCTCGCCGTACCTGCGGATACAGATGGAGGCGACCAGGGACGGCATCCTGGCCAACAACGGGACGCGGGCCGTGTACGCGCCGGGCGGCGACATCCTCCGGGCCGGGGACGTGTGCCGCAACCCCAGGCTCGCCCAGACGCTGCGGGCCGTCGCGGAGCACGGGCCCACCGTGTTCTACGGCGGCGCGGTCGGGGCGCGGCTCGTCAGGGATGTCCGGGAGGCCGGTGGGGTCGTGACGCTGGAGGACCTCAAGAGGTACCAGGTGAAGGTGCGGCGGCCGCTGACGGGGAACGTCTTGGGGCTCCAGGTGGTCACCATGCCGCCGCCTTCCGCCGGCGGCGCCGGGATGATGCTT GTCCTGAACATCCTTGAACAGTATGGTGTTCCTGCTGGTTTCGCTGGATCTCTTGGGATCCATCGCCTGATCGAATCCTTGAAACATTACATGGCCGTAAAGATGAACCTCGGCGACCCTGACTTTGTGAACAATAGCGAGGTTGTGTCTGATATGATGTCCCCCAAGTTTGCTGCCGAGCTGAAGAAAACCATTTATGACAACATGACATTTGCGCCTAAACATTACGGAGGAAG GTGGAACATCCTTGAGGACCATGGGACCAGCCACCTGTCCATCGTCGACAGCGAGCGAAACGCGGTGTCGATGACGAGCACCGTGAACGCGTACTTCGGGTCACTGATCCTTTCCCCGCGCACGGGCGTCCTGCTCAACAACGAGATGGATGACTTCTCCATGCCAGCGAACGCGTCCGAGAATTCTCCACCGCCGGCACCTGCCAACTTCGTCAGCCCCTTGAAACGGCCTCTCTCTTCCATGGCTCCGACCGTGGTTGTCAAG GACGGGAAGCTGGTGGCTGCAGTCGGTGCCAGTGGTGGCGGCATGATCCCCGCCGGAACGATCGAGGTGTTCATCAACCATTTCGTCAAGAACATGGACCCGTTGGCTTCGGTCATGGCGCCAAGGGTGTATCACCAG CTGATCCCAAACGAGGTCAGGTACGAGAACTGGACGACGGTGACCGGCGACCACTTCGAGCTCGACGCCGCCACGAGGGCCGACCTGCACAGGAGAGGCCACGTCCTGACGCCGATAGCTGGAGGGACCATAAGCCAGCTTGTGGTGCACAACGTCGGGCGCcaaggcgacctcaccgccgttaGCGACCCCAGAAAAGGCGGTGTCCCGGCCGGTTACTGA
- the LOC100274938 gene encoding uncharacterized protein LOC100274938 has translation MASIITGDFAEAYVRKNACEEETRKAEASTAGGVAAAATPGDKKADASASSEKKVAKEAAAGSNKGEGGSLFGLLKKKVHPKVGGSSGAYS, from the coding sequence ATGGCGTCCATAATAACAGGAGATTTCGCGGAGGCCTACGTACGGAAGAACGCCTGCGAAGAGGAGACGAGGAAGGCAGAAGCAAGCACCGCCGgcggggtggcggcggcggcgacacCAGGAGACAAGAAGGCCGACGCTAGTGCATCATCCGAGAAGAAAGTGGCCAAAGAGGCTGCAGCTGGTAGCAACAAGGGAGAAGGAGGCAGTCTCTTCGGGCTGCTGAAGAAGAAGGTTCACCCCAAAGTCGGTGGAAGTTCAGGAGCTTATTCTTGA
- the LOC100191925 gene encoding Short-chain dehydrogenase cctT-like translates to MAASRSEERDQNQPVVLVTGCSEGGIGHAMARAFAAAGCAVVATARSRGSMRGLDGDPRFLLLELDVRSDESARAAVADALREHGRIDVLVNNAGVHLVAPLAEVPMESFHQVFDTNVYGAMRLIQSVIPHMMERRKGTIVNVGSITALAPGPWAGVYSASKAALHALSDSLRVELRSFGINVMTVAPGGTRSNLGNSSAAKYDQMHEWKYYKKYEEGLRARTGISQGPRSTPAEELAKAVVASVLKKNPPAWFAYGQYSAILSILYYAPLWFRDCLYKFVMKC, encoded by the exons ATGGCAGCATCCCGCAGCGAGGAACGTGATCAGAATCAGCCAGTGGTGCTTGTGACGGGGTGCTCGGAGGGCGGCATCGGCCACGCGATGGCACGCGCCTTCGCTGCGGCCGGGTGCGCCGTCGTGGCCACGGCGCGGTCACGCGGTTCCATGCGCGGTCTCGACGGCGACCCGCGGTTCCTGCTGCTGGAGCTCGACGTGCGCTCCGACGAGAGCGCGCGCGCCGCCGTGGCGGATGCGCTGCGGGAGCACGGCCGCATCGACGTGCTCGTCAACAACGCTGGGGTTCACCTCGTCGCACCACTCGCCGAGGTGCCCATGGAGTCCTTCCACCAGGTTTTCGACACCAATGTCTATG GTGCAATGAGGTTAATTCAATCTGTTATTCCTCACATGATGGAAAGAAGGAAAGGAACAATTGTGAATGTTGGAAGTATTACCGCTCTGGCACCTGGACCATGGGCTGGTGTGTATTCAGCATCCAAAGCTGCTCTTCATGCATTGAGTGACTCGTTAAG GGTTGAACTAAGAAGCTTCGGCATAAACGTGATGACCGTCGCCCCAGGAGGGACGAGGTCGAATCTTGGGAATTCTTCTGCAGCCAAGTATGATCAGATGCACGAGTGGAAGTACTACAAGAAATACGAGGAAGGGCTCCGAGCCAGGACTGGCATTTCCCAGGGCCCCAGGTCCACTCCAGCAGAAGAGCTTGCAAAGGCGGTGGTTGCATCGGTTCTAAAGAAGAACCCTCCAGCTTGGTTCGCTTACGGCCAGTACTCTGCTATTCTGTCGATTTTGTATTATGCACCGCTATGGTTCAGAGATTGCCTCTATAAGTTTGTCATGAAATGTTAG